A window of the Vanessa cardui chromosome 12, ilVanCard2.1, whole genome shotgun sequence genome harbors these coding sequences:
- the LOC124533981 gene encoding putative inorganic phosphate cotransporter isoform X2 → MKISSKDSEKNYGYGVRHIQMLCMCLNMIALFIARGSLGVAVLAMTDTGKRTNPNVTVYEWDKKIQGLILSSFFWGYTAMQIPAGLLSKRYGGKPILLFSLLANAIICALLPTLVHYGGWQIVCACRVLMGLTQACLFPASHTLLGKWLPAQERTSYTGMVYGGTQMGIIIAMPVSGVLAETQMGWKLIFYTVSCIMFVTAAIWAFFSANSPRDHRLMTNEEREYIERGLNVANSKVLRTPWKQIFTTKALWAIMLSHFGCAIGFVLFFVDMPTYLERGLQISLKNSASLSALPYMGMLFGNVVSTSICEKLYNRGYLSLLNCRKLFNSIGFIGMAIGLLVLSFIGPDNKNIAVVTLIVALTLSGFWSAGFMMAHLDLSPNYGGVMLSITNFVANFGSIITPIVTSLILRNDPTDVSRWRIVFIVTAVVTIISNTGFVLFGSSERQEWDDPDYLDKRKADIEEMMPALTPVKDEKDCKENEK, encoded by the exons atGAAGATTTCTTCTAAAGACTCTGAAAAAA ACTACGGGTATGGAGTTCGCCATATCCAGATGCTGTGTATGTGTCTGAACATGATCGCGTTATTCATCGCCCGAGGCAGCTTAGGGGTGGCTGTACTCGCCATGACAGATACCGGGAAACGGACCAACCCCAACGTAACT gTATATGAATGGGATAAGAAGATCCAGGGTTTGATATTATCCTCATTTTTCTGGGGCTATACTGCGATGCAAATACCCGCTGGTCTCCTGTCGAAGAGATACGGAGGAAAACCCATCTTACTGTTTTCCTTGTTGGCTAATGCTATCATCTGCGCTCTACTACCAACGCTTGTACATtat GGAGGATGGCAAATAGTATGCGCATGTCGAGTACTGATGGGTCTCACACAGGCATGCCTTTTCCCTGCCAGTCACACGCTGCTTGGCAAATGGCTGCCAGCACAAGAGAGGACTTCATATACTGGCATGGTTTATGGAG GCACACAAATGGGCATTATAATAGCTATGCCCGTGTCAGGTGTTTTGGCTGAAACGCAAATGGGTTGGAAACTTATCTTCTACACCGTGTCGTGTATAATGTTCGTGACTGCGGCTATATGGGCGTTCTTCTCAGCCAACAGCCCAAGAGACCATCGTCTGATGACGAACGAGGAAAGGGAATACATCGAGAGAGGGTTGAACGTTGCTAATTCCAAG GTTTTGAGAACGCCATGGAAGCAAATATTTACGACGAAGGCGCTGTGGGCTATTATGTTGAGCCACTTTGGCTGCGCCATCGGTTTTGTCCTCTTCTTCGTCGATATGCCAACTTACTTGGAGAGGGGATTACAGATATCGTtgaaaaat AGTGCATCATTATCAGCATTACCGTATATGGGCATGTTGTTTGGAAACGTCGTATCAACATCTATCTGTGAGAAATTGTACAACAGAGGATATTTGTCACTGCTCAATTGCAGAAAGCTTTTCAATTCGATTG GGTTCATTGGTATGGCTATTGGTCTGCTAGTGCTGTCGTTCATCGGTCCAGATAACAAGAACATAGCGGTCGTCACACTGATCGTAGCACTCACTTTGAGTGGATTCTGGTCTGCGGGTTTCATG ATGGCCCATTTGGATCTATCACCAAACTACGGTGGTGTTATGCTCTCTATAACAAACTTTGTGGCTAATTTCGGGAGTATCATTACGCCTATCGTCACAAGTTTGATTCTACGGAACGATCCA ACAGACGTAAGTCGTTGGCGCATTGTGTTCATCGTGACAGCAGTGGTGACCATTATTTCCAATACTGGCTTCGTATTGTTTGGGAGTTCAGAGCGGCAGGAGTGGGATGACCCTGACTATCTGGACAAGAGGAAAGCTGATATAG AGGAAATGATGCCAGCCCTAACACCTGTCAAGGATGAAAAAGACtgtaaagaaaatgaaaaataa